In a genomic window of Pelotomaculum thermopropionicum SI:
- the RnpA gene encoding RNase P protein component — protein sequence MKVLDVLKKNKDYGRVCRRGKSVADRHIVMYFLDNNLGRCRYGFAVSRKIRSAVRRNRARRLLREACRLNKEKFPEGYDFVFMARRDMTDLKCQQVEESILKLLKRAEINRS from the coding sequence ATGAAGGTTCTGGACGTTCTGAAGAAGAATAAGGATTATGGCAGGGTTTGCAGGCGGGGCAAGTCGGTGGCCGACCGCCATATTGTGATGTACTTCCTGGATAACAATTTAGGAAGGTGCCGCTACGGGTTTGCCGTAAGCAGGAAGATAAGAAGCGCCGTAAGGAGAAACAGGGCCAGGAGGCTTCTAAGAGAGGCCTGCCGCCTCAACAAAGAAAAATTTCCTGAAGGTTACGATTTTGTTTTTATGGCGCGCCGTGATATGACGGATTTGAAATGCCAGCAGGTAGAGGAGAGCATCCTGAAGTTGCTCAAAAGGGCTGAGATTAACAGGAGTTGA
- the YidC gene encoding preprotein translocase subunit YidC: MEIFSSIVNGMTWLLNWLYQLTVAAGLPSYGIAIILLTIIVKMVLYPLSHKQMKSMLAMQQIQPKVKEIQEKWKNKDPKKMQQAIMELYREHNVNPAAGCLPLLIQMPILIALYRSLFNFPYINTAHAVFLWVPNLSVKDPYYILPILAGVTTFLQSKMTTTTSDPTQRMMLYTMPVFIAWIAGSVPAGLALYWVVFNIGGIVQQYFINKQAVSLKGEAGGS; this comes from the coding sequence ATGGAAATATTCAGTTCTATTGTAAATGGTATGACCTGGCTGCTGAATTGGCTGTACCAGTTGACCGTGGCGGCTGGCCTGCCCAGTTACGGGATAGCCATCATCTTGCTTACCATTATAGTTAAGATGGTACTTTATCCACTGTCGCACAAGCAAATGAAGTCGATGCTGGCCATGCAGCAGATACAGCCGAAGGTTAAGGAAATACAGGAAAAATGGAAGAACAAGGACCCGAAAAAAATGCAGCAGGCCATCATGGAGCTATACAGGGAACATAATGTTAACCCTGCAGCAGGATGCCTTCCGCTTTTGATCCAGATGCCGATACTGATCGCCTTATATCGCTCGCTTTTCAATTTTCCTTATATTAATACTGCCCACGCCGTTTTCCTCTGGGTGCCCAACCTTAGCGTGAAGGACCCTTACTATATATTGCCGATTCTGGCCGGAGTAACTACTTTCTTACAGTCCAAAATGACGACCACTACGTCCGATCCCACTCAAAGGATGATGCTGTACACAATGCCTGTTTTCATAGCCTGGATTGCAGGCAGTGTCCCGGCAGGGCTGGCCCTTTACTGGGTGGTGTTCAATATCGGCGGGATAGTCCAGCAGTATTTCATTAACA